The Toxorhynchites rutilus septentrionalis strain SRP chromosome 3, ASM2978413v1, whole genome shotgun sequence genome includes a region encoding these proteins:
- the LOC129772875 gene encoding rho guanine nucleotide exchange factor 7 isoform X7 produces the protein MVKTSLHHIAPPAVMDPTQAQITVQAQYSFKGSNNDELCFKKGDIITLTQREDGGWWEGTLDEKTGWFPSNYVKEYAGPLPLSETIRPPEEIQAFRSVVFRDLLESEKAHVAEIRGMVENFLEPLESSQILTTDEYIQLMCNFVEVVEMHEEFLQSLEESNDRVGKVFLTKSPTMKKVHQCYCAAHPRAIVVVDKYRDELNAFMEKQGAAKPGLLVLTTGLSKPFRRIDKYSAILQELERHMESCHPDRGDTQRSIAVYKDMASSCSATRRQKELELQILTGPIRGWQGQELTTLGDIIHMGSVAVGPEHKDRYFVLFPQTLLILSVSQRMSAFKYEGKLPLTGISVNRLEDTDQIKNAFEITGSLIDRIVAVCQGPTEANKWVDFLNAKVNSVMDGQHGKDMKRIVSSSAVNIPQPPPHHIQSKETLDTRGYRTRVSVCAYSQNYRPTFPPNSYPPTAPYAALTSFFRHLFKSGALSRYLIQALLYPQFRQDIDTAGVTMRRKHRTTVRMYRRECEAVDARKAQNHCDEYDSDEDEDDEDDDDDDDERMYTSSCSEKSKLFERQNAVDFGEDDPYETITFFTGKKNDSTTRESTVYESYIDHPRSGDLDGSFVYSQAKASSSHERQSVDSHGSYILGSRAVPCLKVNNCESFESYGNSGKLAEGLVHTTTARLLLGEMKQQCSEQSQISSFEHRVDQGRMACEDLVNLDDSMKIKYSLQQKPIIEERHSMPTLFVGNRFASSSVTEIYIPSWKDRQEAQQQQKSVEAPAPVDRTSVHSSSLDIPASEATLSVPDHITAELLYNFYSSSPEHSSSLTSTCNILTPPQEFRTEGHSIGCLSREVTPFRKR, from the exons ATGGTCAAG ACTTCACTACATCACATTGCACCTCCCGCAGTCATGGACCCCACGCAGGCTCAAATAACCGTGCAGGCACAGTATTCCTTCAAGGGGTCCAACAACGACGAGCTGTGCTTTAAGAAGGGCGACATCATCACATTGACCCAGCGTGAAGATGGTGGCTGGTGGGAGGGTACCTTGGATGAAAAAACGGGCTGGTTCCCGAGTAATTATGTCAAGGAATATGCCG GACCACTTCCACTATCGGAGACAATACGCCCACCGGAGGAGATTCAAGCATTCCGATCGGTCGTTTTTCGTGATTTGCTCGAAAGCGAAAAGGCGCATGTTGCGGAGATCCGTGGAATGGTGGAAAATTTTCTGGAGCCCCTGGAAAGCAGCCAAAT ACTTACAACGGACGAGTATATACAGCTGATGTGTAATTTCGTTGAAGTTGTTGAAATGCATGAAGAATTTCTTCAAAGTTTGGAAGAGTCAAACGATCGCGTCGGAAAGGTGTTCCTTACTAAATCCCCCACAATGAAGAAAGTTCATCAGTGCTATTGCGCGGCACACCCACGTGCTATAGTTGTAGTTGATAAGTATCG TGATGAACTGAATGCCTTTATGGAGAAGCAAGGCGCGGCTAAGCCTGGGCTGCTCGTACTCACCACCGGACTGTCTAAACCTTTCCGTAGGATTGATAAGTATTCCGCCATTCTGCAAGAGCTCGAACGACACATGGAAAGCTGTCACCCTGATAGGGGTGACACTCAGCGTAGTATTGCCGTTTATAAGGATATGGCTTCGTCTTGTTCGGCTACCCGAAGGCAAAAAGAGCTGGAGCTGCAAATTCTAACCGGTCCCATTCGTGGCTGGCAGGGACAGGAACTTACCACGCTTGGAGATATTATTCACATGGGCAGTGTCGCAGTCGGTCCCGAGCACAAAGATCGTTACTTTGTCCTTTTTCCTCAGACGCTGCTCATTTTGAGCGTTAGTCAGAGAATGAGTGCATTCAAGTATGAGGGGAAGCTTCCACTGACCGGCATCAGTGTGAACCGGCTGGAAGACACCGACCAAATTAAGAACGCATTTGAAATCACAGGATCGTTGATCGATCGGATTGTGGCCGTCTGTCAAGGGCCCACCGAGGCAAACAAATGGGTTGATTTTCTCAACGCGAAAGTGAACTCCGTAATGGATGGACAACATGGGAAAGACATGAAGAGAATTGTTAGCAGCTCAGCGGTTAACATTCCGCAGCCTCCACCCCAC CATATCCAGAGCAAAGAAACGCTTGACACACGTGGTTATCGCACGCGTGTATCCGTATGTGCATACAGTCAAAACTACCGCCCAACATTTCCACCTAACTCATACCCACCGACGGCCCCGTACGCAGCGTTAACCTCCTTCTTCCGACATCTGTTCAAATCGGGTGCCCTATCGCGCTATCTGATACAAGCACTACTTTACCCACAATTCAGACAAGACATCGACACGGCTGGGGTAACAATGCGGCGGAAACACAGGACCACGGTTCGGATGTATCGGCGCGAGTGTGAAGCAGTGGATGCCCGAAAGGCTCAAAATCACTGTGATGAATACGACTCGGATGAAGACGAggatgatgaggacgatgacgatgacgacgacgagAGGATGTATACTTCATCTTGTTCAgaaaaatccaaacttttcgaacGACAAAACGCCGTTGATTTCGGTGAAGATGATCCTTATGAGACGATCACTTTTTTTACCGGAAAAAAGAACGATAGCACAACTAGAGAGAGTACGGTCTACGAAAGCTACATTGATCATCCGAGATCTGGGGATTTGGACGGGTCGTTTGTATACTCCCAAGCTAAGGCATCGTCTAGTCATGAGAGGCAGAGTGTCGATAGTCACGGATCGTATATACTGGGATCGAGGGCGGTGCCTTGTTTGAAAGTGAATAATTGTGAATCCTTCGAAAGTTATGGGAACAGTGGGAAGCTGGCCGAAGGGTTAGTTCATACAACCACGGCGCGTTTACTGCTCGGGGAGATGAAGCAACAGTGTTCGGAGCAATCACAAATTTCTAGTTTTGAACACCGAGTGGATCAGGGACGTATGGCATGCGAGGATCTCGTGAATCTAGATGATTCCATGAAGATAAAGTACTCACTCCAACAGAAGCCAATCATCGAGGAGAGACACAGTATGCCAACGCTTTTCGTTGGAAATCGTTTCGCAAGTTCGTCTGTTACCGAGATTTATATTCCATCGTGGAAGGATCGGCAAGAGGCACAACAGCAACAGAAATCGGTGGAGGCTCCTGCTCCTGTCGATCGCACCAGTGTACATTCCAGTTCGCTCGATATTCCCGCGTCCGAGGCAACTCTTTCCGTTCCCGATCACATCACGGCCGAACTGCTGTACAACTTCTACAGCTCTTCACCCGAACATTCTTCCTCACTGACTTCCACCTGCAATATACTTACACCTCCACAAGAGTTCCGCACTGAGGGTCACTCTATTGGCTGCTTATCACGGGAGGTGACACCATTCC GGAAAAGATGA
- the LOC129772875 gene encoding rho guanine nucleotide exchange factor 7 isoform X8 has translation MVKTSLHHIAPPAVMDPTQAQITVQAQYSFKGSNNDELCFKKGDIITLTQREDGGWWEGTLDEKTGWFPSNYVKEYAGPLPLSETIRPPEEIQAFRSVVFRDLLESEKAHVAEIRGMVENFLEPLESSQILTTDEYIQLMCNFVEVVEMHEEFLQSLEESNDRVGKVFLTKSPTMKKVHQCYCAAHPRAIVVVDKYRDELNAFMEKQGAAKPGLLVLTTGLSKPFRRIDKYSAILQELERHMESCHPDRGDTQRSIAVYKDMASSCSATRRQKELELQILTGPIRGWQGQELTTLGDIIHMGSVAVGPEHKDRYFVLFPQTLLILSVSQRMSAFKYEGKLPLTGISVNRLEDTDQIKNAFEITGSLIDRIVAVCQGPTEANKWVDFLNAKVNSVMDGQHGKDMKRIVSSSAVNIPQPPPHMSPPALGSSHPSRGSSITQHMSQHKRSQSFNHHLSYNQVQQQQHQSQKQQANQLLSNLAIRTSEQSQQPVPNLKGIKEKAHWKITNLRPAPPLRPALLNGGGGGGGGGGLVGGGGGIGSVTGLAVSGSVHHSLSLSQQSTKAPPTYEEDALVLRVIEAYCAAYQSSTRNTMHSGLECDDMTPTLRQLFITVRQLQQDMTQVKTQICEERALRNHLQQVLMGHLESYGTSNTTC, from the exons ATGGTCAAG ACTTCACTACATCACATTGCACCTCCCGCAGTCATGGACCCCACGCAGGCTCAAATAACCGTGCAGGCACAGTATTCCTTCAAGGGGTCCAACAACGACGAGCTGTGCTTTAAGAAGGGCGACATCATCACATTGACCCAGCGTGAAGATGGTGGCTGGTGGGAGGGTACCTTGGATGAAAAAACGGGCTGGTTCCCGAGTAATTATGTCAAGGAATATGCCG GACCACTTCCACTATCGGAGACAATACGCCCACCGGAGGAGATTCAAGCATTCCGATCGGTCGTTTTTCGTGATTTGCTCGAAAGCGAAAAGGCGCATGTTGCGGAGATCCGTGGAATGGTGGAAAATTTTCTGGAGCCCCTGGAAAGCAGCCAAAT ACTTACAACGGACGAGTATATACAGCTGATGTGTAATTTCGTTGAAGTTGTTGAAATGCATGAAGAATTTCTTCAAAGTTTGGAAGAGTCAAACGATCGCGTCGGAAAGGTGTTCCTTACTAAATCCCCCACAATGAAGAAAGTTCATCAGTGCTATTGCGCGGCACACCCACGTGCTATAGTTGTAGTTGATAAGTATCG TGATGAACTGAATGCCTTTATGGAGAAGCAAGGCGCGGCTAAGCCTGGGCTGCTCGTACTCACCACCGGACTGTCTAAACCTTTCCGTAGGATTGATAAGTATTCCGCCATTCTGCAAGAGCTCGAACGACACATGGAAAGCTGTCACCCTGATAGGGGTGACACTCAGCGTAGTATTGCCGTTTATAAGGATATGGCTTCGTCTTGTTCGGCTACCCGAAGGCAAAAAGAGCTGGAGCTGCAAATTCTAACCGGTCCCATTCGTGGCTGGCAGGGACAGGAACTTACCACGCTTGGAGATATTATTCACATGGGCAGTGTCGCAGTCGGTCCCGAGCACAAAGATCGTTACTTTGTCCTTTTTCCTCAGACGCTGCTCATTTTGAGCGTTAGTCAGAGAATGAGTGCATTCAAGTATGAGGGGAAGCTTCCACTGACCGGCATCAGTGTGAACCGGCTGGAAGACACCGACCAAATTAAGAACGCATTTGAAATCACAGGATCGTTGATCGATCGGATTGTGGCCGTCTGTCAAGGGCCCACCGAGGCAAACAAATGGGTTGATTTTCTCAACGCGAAAGTGAACTCCGTAATGGATGGACAACATGGGAAAGACATGAAGAGAATTGTTAGCAGCTCAGCGGTTAACATTCCGCAGCCTCCACCCCAC ATGTCCCCACCAGCACTGGGCAGCAGCCATCCGTCCCGGGGCAGTTCCATCACGCAGCACATGTCGCAACACAAACGCAGCCAATCGTTCAACCATCATCTGAGCTACAATCAagtgcagcagcagcaacatcaGTCACAGAAACAGCAAGCCAACCAACTGCTGTCCAATCTTGCCATTCGAACAAGCGAACAAAGCCAACAACCGGTGCCAAACCTAAAGGGTATTAAGGAGAAAG CTCATTGGAAGATCACAAACCTTCGACCGGCTCCACCCTTGCGTCCAGCTTTATTgaacggcggcggcggcggcggcggcggaggAGGACTAGTAGGAGGTGGCGGTGGTATTGGCTCCGTTACTGGTCTCGCCGTATCCGGCAGTGTTCATCACAGTTTGTCACTTAGCCAGCAAAGCACAAAGGCACCACCCACGTACGAGGAGGATGCTCTGGTGCTGCGCGTCATCGAAGCATACTGCGCCGCCTATCAGAGCAGCACACGGAATACGATGCATTCcg
- the LOC129772875 gene encoding uncharacterized protein LOC129772875 isoform X2, which produces MVKTSLHHIAPPAVMDPTQAQITVQAQYSFKGSNNDELCFKKGDIITLTQREDGGWWEGTLDEKTGWFPSNYVKEYAGPLPLSETIRPPEEIQAFRSVVFRDLLESEKAHVAEIRGMVENFLEPLESSQILTTDEYIQLMCNFVEVVEMHEEFLQSLEESNDRVGKVFLTKSPTMKKVHQCYCAAHPRAIVVVDKYRDELNAFMEKQGAAKPGLLVLTTGLSKPFRRIDKYSAILQELERHMESCHPDRGDTQRSIAVYKDMASSCSATRRQKELELQILTGPIRGWQGQELTTLGDIIHMGSVAVGPEHKDRYFVLFPQTLLILSVSQRMSAFKYEGKLPLTGISVNRLEDTDQIKNAFEITGSLIDRIVAVCQGPTEANKWVDFLNAKVNSVMDGQHGKDMKRIVSSSAVNIPQPPPHSKETLDTRGYRTRVSVCAYSQNYRPTFPPNSYPPTAPYAALTSFFRHLFKSGALSRYLIQALLYPQFRQDIDTAGVTMRRKHRTTVRMYRRECEAVDARKAQNHCDEYDSDEDEDDEDDDDDDDERMYTSSCSEKSKLFERQNAVDFGEDDPYETITFFTGKKNDSTTRESTVYESYIDHPRSGDLDGSFVYSQAKASSSHERQSVDSHGSYILGSRAVPCLKVNNCESFESYGNSGKLAEGLVHTTTARLLLGEMKQQCSEQSQISSFEHRVDQGRMACEDLVNLDDSMKIKYSLQQKPIIEERHSMPTLFVGNRFASSSVTEIYIPSWKDRQEAQQQQKSVEAPAPVDRTSVHSSSLDIPASEATLSVPDHITAELLYNFYSSSPEHSSSLTSTCNILTPPQEFRTEGHSIGCLSREVTPFRKHSINSDKKLLLNQSHLKKGKDEDRTSSSARRCVSYQYINVRDVNQTDAAEQNGNEHETLHTQRNTKSNHQEQHSKCRFCNSNAGSRCHSPRSSDSGMAGSCTISSPDPPKLSGDFLLYDSEQQDPVTATTSDAGGRMSAPRSENRLRYSRSSHNIGQFALLRDSELNFTDSGQFDHSHPFHDDTQRNNTLQSEDSELERVKFIRSRSEDRFSSDEDGQGVRTQYIGRSRIVVNMRGYRRTTESDGLGSTSGDDQNMNRSFYKTGLYAHWWKKEKLPILVVSPERLAAAAASRKNVTAVATHDFGHFGAARGSDVPTSTGQQPSVPGQFHHAAHVATQTQPIVQPSSELQSSAAAATSVTETASQPTAVQSCHSNKRTKPTTGAKPKGY; this is translated from the exons ATGGTCAAG ACTTCACTACATCACATTGCACCTCCCGCAGTCATGGACCCCACGCAGGCTCAAATAACCGTGCAGGCACAGTATTCCTTCAAGGGGTCCAACAACGACGAGCTGTGCTTTAAGAAGGGCGACATCATCACATTGACCCAGCGTGAAGATGGTGGCTGGTGGGAGGGTACCTTGGATGAAAAAACGGGCTGGTTCCCGAGTAATTATGTCAAGGAATATGCCG GACCACTTCCACTATCGGAGACAATACGCCCACCGGAGGAGATTCAAGCATTCCGATCGGTCGTTTTTCGTGATTTGCTCGAAAGCGAAAAGGCGCATGTTGCGGAGATCCGTGGAATGGTGGAAAATTTTCTGGAGCCCCTGGAAAGCAGCCAAAT ACTTACAACGGACGAGTATATACAGCTGATGTGTAATTTCGTTGAAGTTGTTGAAATGCATGAAGAATTTCTTCAAAGTTTGGAAGAGTCAAACGATCGCGTCGGAAAGGTGTTCCTTACTAAATCCCCCACAATGAAGAAAGTTCATCAGTGCTATTGCGCGGCACACCCACGTGCTATAGTTGTAGTTGATAAGTATCG TGATGAACTGAATGCCTTTATGGAGAAGCAAGGCGCGGCTAAGCCTGGGCTGCTCGTACTCACCACCGGACTGTCTAAACCTTTCCGTAGGATTGATAAGTATTCCGCCATTCTGCAAGAGCTCGAACGACACATGGAAAGCTGTCACCCTGATAGGGGTGACACTCAGCGTAGTATTGCCGTTTATAAGGATATGGCTTCGTCTTGTTCGGCTACCCGAAGGCAAAAAGAGCTGGAGCTGCAAATTCTAACCGGTCCCATTCGTGGCTGGCAGGGACAGGAACTTACCACGCTTGGAGATATTATTCACATGGGCAGTGTCGCAGTCGGTCCCGAGCACAAAGATCGTTACTTTGTCCTTTTTCCTCAGACGCTGCTCATTTTGAGCGTTAGTCAGAGAATGAGTGCATTCAAGTATGAGGGGAAGCTTCCACTGACCGGCATCAGTGTGAACCGGCTGGAAGACACCGACCAAATTAAGAACGCATTTGAAATCACAGGATCGTTGATCGATCGGATTGTGGCCGTCTGTCAAGGGCCCACCGAGGCAAACAAATGGGTTGATTTTCTCAACGCGAAAGTGAACTCCGTAATGGATGGACAACATGGGAAAGACATGAAGAGAATTGTTAGCAGCTCAGCGGTTAACATTCCGCAGCCTCCACCCCAC AGCAAAGAAACGCTTGACACACGTGGTTATCGCACGCGTGTATCCGTATGTGCATACAGTCAAAACTACCGCCCAACATTTCCACCTAACTCATACCCACCGACGGCCCCGTACGCAGCGTTAACCTCCTTCTTCCGACATCTGTTCAAATCGGGTGCCCTATCGCGCTATCTGATACAAGCACTACTTTACCCACAATTCAGACAAGACATCGACACGGCTGGGGTAACAATGCGGCGGAAACACAGGACCACGGTTCGGATGTATCGGCGCGAGTGTGAAGCAGTGGATGCCCGAAAGGCTCAAAATCACTGTGATGAATACGACTCGGATGAAGACGAggatgatgaggacgatgacgatgacgacgacgagAGGATGTATACTTCATCTTGTTCAgaaaaatccaaacttttcgaacGACAAAACGCCGTTGATTTCGGTGAAGATGATCCTTATGAGACGATCACTTTTTTTACCGGAAAAAAGAACGATAGCACAACTAGAGAGAGTACGGTCTACGAAAGCTACATTGATCATCCGAGATCTGGGGATTTGGACGGGTCGTTTGTATACTCCCAAGCTAAGGCATCGTCTAGTCATGAGAGGCAGAGTGTCGATAGTCACGGATCGTATATACTGGGATCGAGGGCGGTGCCTTGTTTGAAAGTGAATAATTGTGAATCCTTCGAAAGTTATGGGAACAGTGGGAAGCTGGCCGAAGGGTTAGTTCATACAACCACGGCGCGTTTACTGCTCGGGGAGATGAAGCAACAGTGTTCGGAGCAATCACAAATTTCTAGTTTTGAACACCGAGTGGATCAGGGACGTATGGCATGCGAGGATCTCGTGAATCTAGATGATTCCATGAAGATAAAGTACTCACTCCAACAGAAGCCAATCATCGAGGAGAGACACAGTATGCCAACGCTTTTCGTTGGAAATCGTTTCGCAAGTTCGTCTGTTACCGAGATTTATATTCCATCGTGGAAGGATCGGCAAGAGGCACAACAGCAACAGAAATCGGTGGAGGCTCCTGCTCCTGTCGATCGCACCAGTGTACATTCCAGTTCGCTCGATATTCCCGCGTCCGAGGCAACTCTTTCCGTTCCCGATCACATCACGGCCGAACTGCTGTACAACTTCTACAGCTCTTCACCCGAACATTCTTCCTCACTGACTTCCACCTGCAATATACTTACACCTCCACAAGAGTTCCGCACTGAGGGTCACTCTATTGGCTGCTTATCACGGGAGGTGACACCATTCCGTAAGCATTCAATAAATTCCGATAAAAAACTTCTGCTAAATCAAAGTCATCTCAAAAAGGGAAAAGATGAGGATCGCACAAGCTCCTCGGCGAGAAGGTGCGTCAGTTATCAGTACATCAACGTAAGGGATGTGAATCAGACGGATGCTGCGGAACAAAACGGGAACGAACATGAGACATTGCATACTCAAAGAAACACTAAAAGCAACCACCAAGAACAGCACTCGAAATGTCGCTTCTGTAACAGTAACGCTGGCTCACGTTGCCACAGTCCGCGATCGAGCGATTCAGGTATGGCCGGTAGTTGTACGATTTCCTCACCCGATCCTCCTAAATTATCAGGCGATTTTCTTCTTTATGATTCAGAACAACAAGACCCCGTAACAGCGACTACCAGCGATGCTGGTGGCCGAATGAGCGCTCCCCGTAGTGAAAATCGATTACGGTACTCGCGCTCGAGCCACAATATTGGCCAGTTTGCGTTACTTCGCGacagcgaactaaatttcaccgACAGTGGTCAGTTCGATCACAGTCATCCGTTTCATGACGATACCCAGCGGAACAATACCCTTCAGAGCGAGGATTCCGAGCTGGAGCgagtgaaatttataagaagtCGGAGTGAGGATAGGTTTTCAAGTGATGAAGATGGTCAGGGGGTCAGGACCCAGTACATTGGTCGGAGCAGAATAGTGGTTAATATGCGCGGGTACAGAAGAACAACGGAATCGGATGGGCTGGGTAGTACATCGGGGGATGATCAGAACATGAATCGGTCGTTTTATAAAACTGGACTGTATGCACATTGgtggaagaaggaaaaattgcCCATCCTAGTTGTTAGCCCTGAAAGGctagcggcggcggcggcgtcgAGAAAAAACGTTACAGCCGTTGCTACACACGATTTCGGTCATTTTGGTGCCGCACGGGGTTCAG ATGTCCCCACCAGCACTGGGCAGCAGCCATCCGTCCCGGGGCAGTTCCATCACGCAGCACATGTCGCAACACAAACGCAGCCAATCGTTCAACCATCATCTGAGCTACAATCAagtgcagcagcagcaacatcaGTCACAGAAACAGCAAGCCAACCAACTGCTGTCCAATCTTGCCATTCGAACAAGCGAACAAAGCCAACAACCGGTGCCAAACCTAAAGGGTATTAA